In a single window of the Actinomycetota bacterium genome:
- a CDS encoding DUF309 domain-containing protein: MAGSRLFNSGAFFETHEEWEEVWRRASGPRREMLRGLIQVSVGYEHLKRGNCYGARSLLRQGARRLAPHWRRRGVRELRAKVMSDLKALEGRDDASLREVRPPKVMCVLTGFALRAPRAAVVVEVPLAP; this comes from the coding sequence GTGGCCGGCTCCCGGCTGTTCAACTCCGGCGCCTTCTTCGAGACCCACGAGGAGTGGGAGGAGGTCTGGCGGCGAGCGTCCGGTCCCCGCAGGGAGATGCTGCGGGGGCTGATCCAGGTCTCCGTCGGCTACGAGCACCTCAAGCGGGGCAACTGCTACGGAGCGCGCAGCCTCCTTCGGCAGGGAGCGCGCCGGCTCGCCCCCCACTGGCGCCGGAGGGGCGTCCGGGAGCTGAGGGCCAAGGTGATGTCCGACCTGAAGGCGCTGGAGGGAAGGGACGACGCGAGCCTGCGCGAGGTCCGTCCTCCGAAGGTGATGTGCGTGCTGACGGGATTTGCCCTGAGGGCGCCGCGGGCCGCGGTGGTCGTGGAGGTGCCGCTTGCGCCTTGA
- a CDS encoding ribonuclease H-like domain-containing protein — MIAYLDIETSFSGEVTVVGVLRPDRGTVQLVAPAVSADHISEVLSGVDTICTYNGEQFDLPVLGRATGLDMLRDYRSEDLVLQCRRANLRGGLKAIESTLGIPRVWHGLSGYDAMLLWDRWTNGSREALETLLGYNRDDVLNLALLERRLKGDLGTVLPDHLSVVGV; from the coding sequence GTGATCGCATATCTGGACATCGAGACGTCCTTTTCGGGCGAGGTCACGGTCGTGGGCGTCCTGCGTCCAGACCGCGGGACCGTGCAACTGGTTGCGCCGGCTGTGTCGGCTGATCACATTTCCGAGGTCCTGTCGGGCGTGGACACCATCTGCACCTACAACGGCGAACAGTTCGACCTGCCCGTCCTCGGGCGGGCGACGGGTCTGGACATGCTCCGTGACTACCGGTCCGAGGACCTCGTGCTGCAGTGCCGCAGGGCGAACCTCCGGGGCGGCCTGAAGGCGATCGAGTCGACGCTGGGGATCCCGCGCGTCTGGCACGGCCTCAGTGGCTACGATGCGATGCTGCTGTGGGACCGATGGACCAACGGAAGCCGCGAAGCTCTGGAGACCCTGCTCGGGTACAACCGCGACGACGTGCTGAACCTGGCTCTGCTCGAACGGCGCCTGAAGGGCGACCTGGGAACGGTGCTCCCGGACCATCTGTCGGTAGTAGGGGTCTGA
- a CDS encoding cyclic nucleotide-binding domain-containing protein, with protein MRATTRGTDKIRALGDVALFESCTRKELARIASLADTVDIGQGSVLTREGSPGREFFVIADGEADVHIDGEVVARLGPGSHFGEMSLLDQGPRTATVTARTPMTMFVLDGRSFGTLLNEAPAVAKKLLRTLAIRIRDAEGATA; from the coding sequence ATGCGAGCTACCACACGCGGCACCGACAAGATCAGGGCCCTCGGGGACGTGGCACTCTTCGAGTCGTGCACCCGCAAGGAGCTGGCCAGGATCGCCTCCCTGGCCGACACGGTGGACATCGGGCAGGGCTCGGTCCTCACGCGCGAGGGGAGCCCGGGCCGCGAGTTCTTCGTGATCGCCGACGGTGAGGCCGACGTCCACATCGACGGCGAGGTCGTGGCGAGGCTGGGGCCCGGCTCCCATTTCGGGGAGATGTCCCTGCTGGACCAAGGCCCCCGGACGGCGACCGTGACGGCCCGGACGCCGATGACGATGTTCGTCCTCGACGGCCGCAGCTTCGGCACCCTGCTCAACGAGGCTCCCGCGGTGGCCAAAAAGCTGCTGCGCACGCTGGCGATCCGCATCCGCGACGCGGAGGGCGCTACCGCCTGA